Proteins from a genomic interval of Lactococcus protaetiae:
- the pyk gene encoding pyruvate kinase → MNKRVKIVSTLGPAVETRGGKKFGEKGYWGEELDVETSAKTIASLIQEGADVFRFNFSHGDHPEQGARMATVRRAEEIAGRKVGFLLDTKGPEMRTEVYEDGADEYKFLTGDKFRVATKQGLTSTVEKIALNVAGGLDIFDDVEIGQTILIDDGKLGLTVLEKDAATREFVVEAQNDGYVGKQKGVNIPNTKIPFPALAERDNADIRFGLEQGLNFIAISFVRSAKDVNEVRAICEETGNAHVQLLAKIENQQGIDNLDEIIEAADGIMIARGDMGIEVPFEMVPVYQKLIIRKVNKAGKMVVTATNMLESMTEKPRATRSEISDVFNAVIDGTDATMLSGESANGKYPRESVRTMATVNKNAQTMLKEYGRLHPEKYDKATVTEVVASSVKNAAEAMDIKLIVALTESGNTARLISKHRPDADILAVTFDEKVERGLMINWGVIPLLTEKPASTDDMFEVAEKAALASGLVESGDNIIIVAGVPVGSGRTNTMRIRTVK, encoded by the coding sequence ATGAATAAACGTGTAAAAATCGTCTCAACTCTTGGCCCTGCCGTTGAAACTCGCGGTGGTAAAAAATTTGGTGAAAAAGGTTATTGGGGAGAAGAACTTGATGTTGAAACTTCAGCAAAAACAATTGCATCTCTAATTCAGGAAGGTGCTGACGTTTTCCGTTTCAACTTCTCACACGGTGATCACCCAGAACAAGGCGCACGTATGGCAACTGTACGTCGTGCTGAAGAAATCGCTGGACGTAAAGTTGGTTTCTTGCTTGACACTAAAGGTCCTGAAATGCGTACTGAAGTCTATGAAGATGGCGCAGACGAATATAAATTCCTTACAGGCGATAAATTCCGCGTGGCAACTAAGCAAGGTTTGACTTCAACTGTTGAAAAAATTGCTTTGAATGTCGCTGGTGGACTTGATATTTTTGACGATGTTGAAATCGGTCAGACTATCTTGATTGATGATGGGAAATTGGGCTTAACTGTTCTTGAAAAAGACGCTGCAACTCGTGAATTTGTTGTTGAAGCTCAAAACGATGGCTATGTGGGCAAACAAAAAGGTGTCAATATCCCTAACACCAAAATCCCTTTCCCAGCACTTGCTGAGCGTGATAATGCGGACATCCGTTTTGGTCTTGAACAAGGTTTGAACTTTATTGCTATCTCATTTGTACGTTCTGCTAAAGATGTTAATGAAGTACGTGCAATTTGTGAAGAAACTGGTAATGCACATGTTCAACTTCTTGCGAAAATCGAAAACCAACAAGGGATTGATAACCTTGATGAAATCATTGAAGCAGCAGATGGTATCATGATTGCTCGTGGGGACATGGGGATTGAAGTACCTTTTGAAATGGTACCAGTTTACCAAAAATTGATTATTCGTAAAGTTAATAAAGCTGGTAAGATGGTTGTTACCGCAACAAATATGCTTGAATCAATGACTGAAAAACCACGTGCAACTCGTTCAGAAATTTCTGACGTGTTCAACGCAGTTATTGATGGCACTGATGCTACAATGCTTTCAGGTGAGTCTGCTAATGGTAAATACCCACGCGAATCAGTTCGTACAATGGCTACTGTTAACAAAAATGCTCAAACAATGTTGAAAGAATATGGTCGTCTTCATCCAGAAAAATATGATAAAGCAACTGTAACAGAAGTTGTTGCATCATCAGTTAAAAATGCTGCTGAAGCAATGGATATCAAGTTGATTGTTGCTTTGACTGAGTCAGGTAACACAGCACGTTTGATTTCTAAACATCGTCCAGATGCTGATATTTTGGCTGTTACATTTGACGAAAAAGTTGAACGTGGCTTGATGATTAACTGGGGAGTTATTCCATTGTTGACTGAAAAACCTGCTTCAACTGATGATATGTTTGAAGTAGCTGAAAAAGCAGCTTTGGCTTCTGGTTTAGTTGAATCTGGTGATAATATTATCATCGTTGCTGGTGTACCAGTTGGTTCAGGACGCACAAATACAATGCGTATTCGTACAGTTAAATAA
- a CDS encoding ATP phosphoribosyltransferase regulatory subunit translates to MNNYHYLLPEESAEMSLIQVANLRKIEKNLREIFINENYQEVMPPNFEYVELYTQLGSDFKPEKLFQMINHEGKPIALRYDFTIPLARTYAYTRNSEIERYVYFGKVFRKEKRHKGRRTESYQIGIELLGAQEQLADKEIITLSLAALEQIPLKHSLLEIGSAKFYKRLCELVGQEKSKELTEHLKKRNISGIEQFVSSHQFPSVFKNLLTELLVLTDPLSLLRLVTATQDEILIEAVSTLTQLCQQFSGNHQIVIDLAMVPAMSYYTGLMLTAYSDVVSQPIISGGRYDELLSRFELKTTAIGFCCHMDNILKAIEEETNA, encoded by the coding sequence ATGAACAACTATCACTATCTGCTTCCAGAAGAGTCGGCAGAAATGTCGCTTATACAAGTTGCTAATCTGAGAAAAATCGAAAAAAACTTGCGTGAGATTTTTATCAACGAGAACTATCAAGAAGTAATGCCACCTAACTTTGAATACGTTGAACTTTACACCCAGCTTGGTTCAGATTTTAAACCAGAGAAACTTTTTCAGATGATTAATCACGAAGGAAAACCGATCGCTTTGCGTTACGATTTCACCATTCCCTTAGCGCGAACTTACGCCTATACAAGAAATTCAGAAATTGAGCGCTATGTCTATTTTGGCAAGGTTTTTAGAAAAGAAAAACGACACAAAGGTCGCCGCACAGAGTCTTATCAGATTGGCATTGAATTATTGGGAGCGCAAGAACAACTTGCAGATAAGGAAATTATTACATTGAGTCTTGCGGCACTAGAACAAATCCCTCTCAAACACTCCCTCCTTGAAATTGGCTCAGCAAAATTTTACAAACGTCTTTGCGAATTAGTTGGGCAAGAAAAATCAAAAGAGCTGACAGAGCATCTCAAAAAAAGAAATATCAGCGGTATTGAGCAATTTGTAAGTAGTCATCAATTTCCGTCAGTATTCAAAAATTTACTGACAGAGTTGTTAGTGCTGACAGACCCGCTGTCATTACTGAGATTAGTTACAGCTACCCAAGATGAAATACTGATTGAAGCTGTCAGTACACTTACTCAACTCTGTCAGCAATTTTCTGGCAACCATCAGATTGTCATTGATTTGGCAATGGTTCCAGCCATGAGTTATTACACGGGATTGATGCTGACAGCTTACAGCGATGTTGTCAGTCAACCCATTATCTCAGGTGGACGCTATGACGAACTTTTATCAAGGTTTGAACTCAAAACCACTGCTATTGGTTTTTGTTGTCATATGGACAATATCCTAAAAGCAATAGAGGAGGAAACAAATGCTTAA
- a CDS encoding L-lactate dehydrogenase, with product MAEKQRKKVILVGDGAVGSSYAFALVNQGIAQELGIVDIFKEKTQGDAEDLSHALAFTSPKKIYSADYSDAHDADLVVLTSGAPQKPGETRLDLVEKNLRITKDVVTKIVESGFKGIFLVAANPVDILTYATWKFSGFPKNRVVGSGTSLDTARFRQALGEKVGVDARSIHAYIMGEHGDSEFAVWSHANVAGVKLEQWFQENKYLNEEEIVELFESVRDAAYSIIAKKGATFYGVAVALARITKAILDDEHAVLPVSVFQDGQYGISDCYLGQPAVVGAEGVVNPIHIPLNDAEMQKMQASGTQLKSIIEEAFQKEEFASAIKN from the coding sequence ATGGCTGAAAAACAACGTAAAAAAGTAATCCTCGTTGGTGATGGTGCAGTAGGTTCATCATACGCTTTTGCGCTCGTAAACCAAGGAATTGCCCAAGAATTGGGAATCGTTGATATTTTTAAAGAAAAAACCCAAGGAGATGCAGAGGATCTTTCTCATGCATTGGCATTTACTTCGCCTAAAAAAATCTATTCTGCAGATTACTCTGATGCTCATGATGCTGACCTTGTTGTCTTGACTTCTGGAGCACCACAAAAACCAGGTGAAACTCGTCTTGATTTAGTTGAAAAAAATCTCCGTATTACTAAAGATGTTGTTACTAAAATTGTTGAATCAGGATTTAAAGGAATTTTTCTCGTTGCTGCTAATCCAGTAGATATTTTGACTTATGCAACATGGAAATTCTCTGGTTTCCCTAAAAACCGCGTTGTAGGTTCAGGAACTTCACTTGATACTGCTCGTTTCCGTCAAGCTTTGGGAGAAAAAGTTGGTGTTGATGCTCGTTCAATTCATGCTTATATCATGGGTGAACACGGAGATTCAGAATTTGCTGTTTGGTCGCACGCGAATGTTGCAGGTGTTAAATTGGAACAATGGTTCCAAGAAAACAAATATCTCAATGAAGAAGAAATTGTTGAATTGTTTGAATCTGTTCGTGATGCTGCTTATTCAATTATTGCTAAGAAAGGTGCAACTTTCTATGGTGTAGCAGTGGCTCTTGCTCGTATTACTAAAGCAATTCTTGATGATGAACATGCTGTTCTTCCAGTGTCTGTTTTCCAAGATGGTCAATATGGTATTAGCGATTGCTACTTGGGTCAGCCAGCAGTTGTCGGAGCTGAAGGAGTTGTTAATCCAATCCATATTCCATTGAATGATGCTGAAATGCAAAAAATGCAAGCTTCTGGTACACAATTAAAATCAATTATTGAAGAAGCTTTCCAAAAAGAAGAGTTTGCTTCAGCAATAAAAAACTAA
- a CDS encoding pyridoxal phosphate-dependent aminotransferase yields the protein MTKQLRQFDSKHLRLYPQADVDRLRAELAQYYRLSEQQIFIGNGSDEVLALSFLTFFNSDKPLLMPDISYSFYPVYCDLYDIEYKNVALAEDFRLVVADYCQPNGGIVFANPNAPTGLAINLREIEYILHKNPDSLVLIDEAYVDFGGQSAISLLDKYENLLITRTFSKSRALAGIRLGVALGNEFAISKLYDVKNSFNSYPVDSLAQEIGIASVLDQKYFDHTVQKIISTREWFKSSLTTLGFELTDSKANFVFVKHPKISGKELFNALYDEKIIVRHWQKPRLNDWLRITIGTDDQMKRVAHFLKQYLEERKK from the coding sequence GTGACGAAGCAGCTTCGTCAGTTTGACAGTAAACATTTGCGACTTTATCCGCAAGCTGATGTCGATCGGCTTCGTGCAGAATTGGCTCAATATTACAGGTTATCTGAGCAACAAATATTCATTGGCAATGGTTCTGACGAGGTGCTTGCTCTTTCGTTTTTGACTTTTTTTAATAGTGATAAGCCATTGTTAATGCCGGATATTAGTTATTCCTTTTATCCTGTTTACTGTGATTTGTACGATATTGAGTATAAAAATGTAGCTCTTGCTGAGGATTTTCGTTTAGTTGTTGCAGATTATTGTCAGCCAAATGGTGGAATTGTCTTTGCTAATCCTAATGCTCCGACTGGTTTGGCGATAAATCTACGCGAAATTGAGTATATTTTGCACAAAAATCCAGATTCTCTTGTTTTAATTGATGAGGCGTACGTTGATTTTGGTGGACAATCGGCGATCTCTCTTTTGGATAAGTATGAAAATTTATTGATTACACGAACTTTTTCAAAATCACGGGCTCTTGCTGGTATTCGTTTAGGCGTAGCTTTGGGCAATGAGTTTGCGATTAGTAAACTATATGATGTGAAAAATTCGTTTAATTCGTATCCTGTGGATAGTTTGGCACAAGAAATCGGGATTGCTAGTGTTTTAGACCAGAAATATTTTGATCATACTGTTCAAAAAATTATTTCTACGCGGGAATGGTTCAAATCATCACTGACAACGCTTGGTTTTGAACTGACAGACTCCAAAGCCAATTTTGTATTTGTTAAACATCCTAAAATTTCGGGGAAAGAGTTATTTAATGCACTTTATGATGAAAAAATTATTGTGCGACATTGGCAAAAACCGCGTCTTAACGATTGGTTGCGCATCACAATCGGCACTGATGACCAAATGAAAAGAGTTGCACACTTTTTAAAACAATATCTTGAAGAAAGAAAAAAATAA
- the hisH gene encoding imidazole glycerol phosphate synthase subunit HisH → MIVIIDYNVGNLQSVQGAIERLGMECIISRDSEQINKAQALILPGVGAFPTAMKQLTQYNLVELIKTRAAAGVPILGICLGMQILFEKGTEKEKTNGLGLLKGSVNLIQTTQKLPHMGWNQLHFTQNHPLLRYLKENDETYFVHSYAVKCPKDELIAYTEYGDVKIPAIVASGNVMGCQFHPEKSAQIGQLILKAFKEMILC, encoded by the coding sequence ATGATTGTTATTATTGACTACAATGTGGGGAATCTTCAAAGTGTCCAAGGAGCAATAGAGCGACTAGGAATGGAGTGTATTATTTCAAGAGATTCCGAACAAATTAATAAAGCCCAAGCTCTGATTTTACCAGGAGTAGGAGCTTTCCCAACAGCAATGAAACAGCTTACGCAGTACAATCTAGTTGAACTAATAAAAACACGTGCAGCAGCAGGAGTTCCAATCTTAGGAATTTGTCTTGGAATGCAAATACTTTTTGAAAAAGGTACAGAAAAAGAAAAAACAAATGGGCTTGGCTTATTGAAAGGAAGTGTCAACTTGATACAAACGACGCAGAAACTCCCACACATGGGCTGGAATCAACTTCATTTTACACAAAATCATCCACTACTTAGATATTTGAAAGAAAATGATGAAACTTATTTTGTGCATAGCTACGCAGTGAAATGTCCAAAAGACGAACTTATTGCTTACACAGAATATGGCGATGTCAAAATCCCAGCTATCGTAGCTTCTGGTAATGTGATGGGCTGCCAATTTCATCCTGAAAAATCAGCTCAAATAGGTCAACTAATACTTAAAGCTTTTAAGGAGATGATACTATGT
- a CDS encoding gamma-glutamyl-gamma-aminobutyrate hydrolase family protein produces MKVIIAITADSMVEPSRVINQNSADFAPRDLKEAIIEAGGIPIILPFPDNVSLADEFAREAVRLFDGVIIPGGPDIDPTFFGEEPIREIGRTAYQRDCYEIALVKAAREANKPIFGICRGLQLINVAFGGTLYQDLVAQNPRSNLKHSQSAPGGFPTHHVKISELSYLYEIFRAEAYVNSRHHQAVKDLAKGFNVTATAYDGVVEAIESKEEEILAVQWHPENMWRSDKLQLEIFEHFIERCEKSKIN; encoded by the coding sequence ATGAAAGTAATTATTGCTATAACAGCGGATAGTATGGTCGAGCCTTCTAGAGTTATCAATCAAAATTCCGCTGATTTTGCTCCAAGAGACTTGAAAGAAGCGATTATTGAAGCAGGAGGGATTCCAATTATATTACCGTTTCCTGATAACGTGAGTCTTGCTGATGAGTTCGCCAGGGAAGCTGTGAGATTATTTGATGGGGTGATTATTCCAGGCGGTCCAGATATTGATCCAACTTTTTTTGGTGAGGAGCCAATTCGTGAAATAGGTCGCACAGCCTATCAACGTGATTGTTACGAAATTGCTCTAGTGAAAGCTGCAAGGGAAGCAAATAAACCAATATTTGGAATTTGTCGTGGTTTACAACTTATTAATGTGGCATTTGGAGGGACACTCTATCAAGATTTGGTCGCACAAAATCCGAGGAGCAATCTCAAACACAGTCAATCTGCACCAGGTGGTTTCCCAACACATCATGTAAAAATTAGTGAGTTAAGTTATTTGTATGAAATATTTAGGGCTGAGGCTTATGTTAACTCGCGTCATCATCAAGCTGTTAAAGATTTAGCGAAAGGTTTTAACGTGACTGCAACAGCTTATGATGGAGTTGTTGAGGCGATTGAGTCAAAGGAAGAAGAGATTTTAGCGGTTCAGTGGCATCCAGAGAATATGTGGCGTTCAGATAAGTTGCAACTAGAGATTTTTGAGCATTTTATAGAGCGTTGTGAGAAATCAAAAATAAACTAG
- the hisG gene encoding ATP phosphoribosyltransferase, whose protein sequence is MLKIAVTKGRIQEQLILLLQKSGYDTRPIINMGRSLEVTTTDDLQFIFGKANDVVTFLEHGVVDIGFVGKDTLQESDFDDYYELFDLRVGQCYFALAAYPDFKNKAFHRRKRIASKYPKVAKAYFSNQKEDVEIIKLEGSVELGPVVGLSDAIIDIVETGNTLAANGLEIIEKISDISTRMIVNKASFKFKQQNILQMVTKFEKVGKIK, encoded by the coding sequence ATGCTTAAAATCGCCGTTACAAAAGGCCGTATTCAAGAACAACTTATCCTTTTACTTCAAAAATCAGGCTATGATACAAGACCAATCATCAATATGGGACGAAGTTTGGAAGTGACCACAACAGATGATTTACAGTTTATTTTTGGCAAGGCAAATGACGTTGTCACCTTTCTTGAACATGGTGTTGTTGACATTGGCTTTGTTGGTAAAGACACCTTGCAGGAGAGTGATTTTGATGATTACTATGAGTTGTTCGATTTGCGAGTTGGTCAATGTTACTTTGCATTAGCTGCCTACCCAGATTTTAAAAACAAAGCATTCCACCGCCGAAAAAGGATTGCCTCCAAATATCCCAAAGTAGCAAAAGCATACTTTTCCAACCAAAAAGAAGATGTTGAAATCATCAAACTAGAAGGCTCTGTTGAATTAGGACCCGTCGTAGGACTATCAGATGCCATCATTGATATCGTGGAAACAGGAAATACTTTGGCGGCAAACGGTCTTGAAATTATTGAAAAAATCAGTGATATCTCGACACGAATGATTGTAAACAAAGCCAGCTTTAAATTTAAACAGCAAAATATTTTACAAATGGTAACGAAATTTGAGAAAGTAGGAAAAATAAAATGA
- the hisD gene encoding histidinol dehydrogenase codes for MTLLEIIENTENLADLTTKFQGRKSQVSKEITDIVEKIIENIKTKGDEALFNYAKQFDGATLTPKNLIVTSEEFEEGLSQIDEDYIRILERTKTQIEEFHKHQLSNSWSIYKDEGIIMGQIVRPLERVALYVPGGTAAYPSTVMMNAVPAKLAGVKELVIITPTKAGGKVSPVILAAAKVVGVDRIYKVGGAQGIAALAYGTNSIPKVDKIVGPGNIFVATAKKLCYGSVDIDMIAGPSEVLIIADENANPKYVAADLMAQAEHDKLASAILVTTSAPLIAAVNQELERQIQQLERREIIESSLKNYGGAILVRTIEEAFEVSNQLAPEHLEVLTLEPLNKLPLIKNAGSIFLGEHTPEPLGDYMSGTNHVLPTGGTAKFYSALGVYDFVKYSSYSYYPRESLAKFKEDVEKFAKSEGLSAHANSITVRFDKE; via the coding sequence ATGACGCTCTTAGAAATCATAGAAAACACAGAAAATCTAGCAGATTTAACTACGAAATTTCAAGGAAGAAAATCCCAAGTTTCTAAAGAAATCACCGACATTGTTGAAAAAATTATTGAAAATATTAAAACAAAAGGAGATGAAGCACTCTTTAATTATGCGAAACAATTCGATGGAGCAACACTCACACCGAAAAATCTGATAGTCACATCAGAAGAATTTGAAGAAGGACTTTCGCAAATAGACGAAGATTATATCCGTATTTTAGAACGTACAAAAACTCAAATTGAGGAATTCCACAAACATCAGTTAAGCAACTCATGGTCTATCTACAAAGATGAAGGAATCATCATGGGGCAAATCGTTCGTCCACTTGAGCGGGTGGCGCTCTACGTTCCAGGAGGAACAGCGGCTTATCCCTCTACTGTCATGATGAATGCTGTGCCAGCCAAACTTGCTGGGGTTAAAGAGCTTGTAATCATTACTCCAACCAAAGCAGGAGGTAAGGTCAGCCCTGTGATTCTTGCAGCAGCCAAAGTTGTAGGAGTAGACAGAATTTATAAAGTAGGTGGTGCTCAAGGGATTGCAGCCCTTGCCTACGGCACAAACTCTATACCAAAAGTTGACAAGATTGTAGGACCAGGAAACATCTTCGTTGCGACTGCAAAAAAACTTTGCTACGGTAGCGTTGATATTGATATGATTGCAGGCCCATCCGAAGTGCTTATTATTGCCGATGAAAATGCTAATCCTAAATATGTTGCAGCAGACCTGATGGCACAAGCAGAGCATGACAAACTTGCTTCAGCGATACTCGTCACCACTTCAGCACCACTTATAGCAGCAGTCAATCAGGAACTTGAACGACAGATTCAACAACTTGAACGACGTGAAATTATCGAAAGTTCGCTCAAAAATTATGGTGGAGCAATTCTTGTTCGGACGATTGAGGAAGCTTTTGAGGTTTCCAATCAACTCGCGCCAGAGCATCTAGAGGTTCTAACTTTAGAACCGCTCAATAAACTTCCTTTGATAAAAAACGCTGGTAGTATATTTCTTGGAGAGCATACTCCAGAACCATTAGGTGATTACATGAGTGGTACCAATCACGTCCTTCCAACAGGAGGTACAGCAAAATTTTATTCTGCGTTGGGAGTATATGATTTTGTAAAATACAGTTCATACAGCTACTATCCACGGGAAAGTCTAGCAAAGTTTAAAGAGGATGTAGAAAAGTTCGCAAAATCAGAAGGTCTGAGTGCTCATGCGAATTCCATAACAGTAAGATTTGACAAAGAGTAA
- the hisB gene encoding imidazoleglycerol-phosphate dehydratase HisB, whose translation MRAAQITRNTKETQITITIDLDGTGQSNITTGVGFFDHMLTLLAYHGDFDLTLKAHGDNENLGMDAHHLIEDVAIVLGKCINQALDDKRGIQRYGSFTIPMDESLITCDLDISGRPYLVFNADLSANNKLGDYDTEMTEEFFRALSFNAGITLHINEHYGKNTHHIIEAIFKATARALKQAVAIDSKKIDEIPSSKGIL comes from the coding sequence ATGCGAGCAGCACAAATTACGCGTAATACAAAAGAAACTCAAATTACAATCACCATTGACCTTGATGGAACAGGGCAAAGTAACATAACTACAGGAGTTGGATTTTTTGACCATATGCTCACACTTTTAGCTTATCACGGAGATTTTGACCTAACCCTAAAAGCTCACGGCGATAATGAAAATCTAGGAATGGATGCTCACCACCTGATTGAGGATGTTGCGATTGTTCTTGGGAAGTGTATCAACCAAGCATTAGATGATAAACGAGGGATTCAACGTTATGGGAGCTTCACGATACCAATGGATGAATCACTTATTACTTGTGACCTCGATATTAGTGGTCGGCCTTATCTCGTCTTTAATGCTGATTTATCAGCTAATAACAAACTTGGTGATTATGATACTGAGATGACAGAAGAATTTTTCCGAGCTTTATCCTTTAATGCAGGAATTACTCTACATATCAATGAACATTACGGAAAAAATACACATCATATTATCGAGGCAATATTTAAGGCTACCGCACGTGCACTTAAACAAGCAGTTGCTATAGACAGTAAAAAAATAGATGAAATTCCATCTTCAAAAGGTATTTTATAA